In the genome of bacterium, one region contains:
- a CDS encoding thioesterase family protein: MPRVQLQPLDAYPFRMHQSVRTTDLNYGGHLGNDRLLSLVHEARVAWLASHGWSELDCAGASLIMADAAVVYQGEGFAGDELAFELGAVEAGRSGFRLACRVTRPRPDGGADPIALVETGLVSFDYAARRIARLPAAVAAVCGEP, from the coding sequence ATGCCCCGCGTGCAACTGCAGCCGCTCGACGCCTACCCCTTCCGCATGCACCAGAGCGTGCGCACCACCGACCTGAACTACGGCGGGCACCTGGGCAACGACCGCCTGCTCTCCCTCGTGCACGAGGCGCGGGTGGCCTGGCTGGCGTCCCACGGCTGGAGCGAACTGGACTGCGCCGGCGCGAGCCTGATCATGGCCGACGCCGCGGTGGTGTACCAGGGCGAGGGCTTCGCCGGCGACGAGCTCGCGTTCGAACTGGGTGCGGTCGAGGCCGGGCGCAGCGGCTTCCGGCTGGCCTGCCGCGTCACCCGGCCGCGGCCCGACGGCGGCGCCGACCCGATCGCCCTGGTCGAGACCGGCCTGGTGAGCTTCGACTACGCGGCGCGCCGCATCGCGCGCCTGCCCGCGGCCGTCGCCGCCGTGTGCGGCGAGCCGTGA
- a CDS encoding NupC/NupG family nucleoside CNT transporter, with product MQNLVSLLGIFVLLGLAWASSNNRRRFPWRVVGWGLGLQFLLAVLLLRTPWGQVVFGAARSFVTRLLGFTDAGAAFMWGNLYRTGEDLVAFANPEAGYIQVTNSVSGQLMPIGTVFVIHILPTIIFFSSLMALMYHLGLMQRIITGVAWVMQRTMGTSGSESLSCAANIFVGQTEAPFVIQPYLPTMTRSELMAVMVGGFATVAGGVMAAYVRFGIDAGHLLSASVMSAPAALVVAKIMFPETEPSPTRGTVDLQVPREYANVLDAAAGGAGVGLRLAANVGAMLLAFIALVAMVNYGLGWVGLSLEKIFGWVFSPVAWVMGVPWAEAHVFGNLLGTKIAVNEFMGYIALGDAMHAGTLSPRSVVIATYALCGFANFSSIAIQIGGIGTIAPGRRADVAALGLRAMFGGALASWLTATIAGVLVG from the coding sequence GTGCAGAACCTCGTCTCCCTCCTCGGCATCTTCGTGCTGCTCGGTCTGGCCTGGGCCTCGAGCAACAACCGGCGCCGCTTCCCCTGGCGCGTGGTCGGCTGGGGGCTGGGCCTGCAGTTCCTGCTGGCGGTGCTGCTGCTGCGCACGCCCTGGGGCCAGGTCGTCTTCGGCGCGGCGCGCAGCTTCGTCACCCGCCTGCTCGGCTTCACCGACGCCGGCGCGGCCTTCATGTGGGGCAACCTCTACCGCACCGGCGAGGATCTCGTGGCCTTCGCCAACCCCGAGGCCGGCTACATCCAGGTCACCAACTCGGTCAGCGGGCAGCTGATGCCCATCGGCACGGTCTTCGTGATCCACATCCTGCCGACGATCATCTTCTTCAGCAGCCTGATGGCCCTGATGTACCACCTGGGCCTCATGCAGCGCATCATCACGGGCGTGGCCTGGGTCATGCAGCGCACCATGGGCACCAGCGGCTCGGAGTCGCTCAGCTGCGCGGCGAACATCTTCGTGGGCCAGACCGAGGCCCCCTTCGTGATCCAGCCCTACCTGCCCACCATGACCCGCAGCGAGCTCATGGCGGTCATGGTCGGCGGCTTCGCCACCGTGGCGGGCGGGGTCATGGCGGCCTACGTGCGCTTCGGCATCGACGCCGGCCACCTGCTCTCGGCGAGCGTCATGTCGGCGCCGGCGGCGCTGGTCGTCGCCAAGATCATGTTCCCGGAGACCGAACCCTCGCCCACCCGCGGCACGGTCGACCTGCAGGTGCCCCGCGAGTACGCCAACGTGCTCGACGCCGCGGCGGGCGGCGCCGGCGTGGGCCTGCGCCTGGCCGCCAACGTGGGCGCCATGCTGCTGGCCTTCATCGCGCTGGTGGCCATGGTGAACTACGGCCTGGGCTGGGTCGGGCTCTCGCTGGAGAAGATCTTCGGCTGGGTGTTCTCGCCGGTGGCCTGGGTCATGGGCGTGCCCTGGGCCGAGGCCCACGTCTTCGGCAACCTGCTCGGGACCAAGATCGCCGTCAACGAGTTCATGGGCTACATCGCCCTCGGCGACGCCATGCACGCCGGCACCCTCTCGCCGCGCAGCGTGGTCATCGCCACCTACGCCCTGTGCGGCTTCGCCAACTTCAGCAGCATCGCCATCCAGATCGGCGGCATCGGCACCATCGCGCCGGGCCGCCGCGCCGACGTGGCGGCCCTCGGCCTGCGCGCCATGTTCGGCGGCGCCCTGGCCTCGTGGCTGACCGCCACCATCGCGGGCGTGCTGGTGGGCTGA
- a CDS encoding carboxypeptidase regulatory-like domain-containing protein: MKGIAPHHAAIRLPRIRPQHLGPPACALALVVLLMLGAGCRDEAPVAPPGGDEPPEINFAFLPTAQGQRITTRDTLRFLVTTDAPAGCTCAWRLGDDPVSATEAYTFVPSAPGIDTLRVAAAVDRATSTYYWVIETVEFDVPLPPVVPLITAREGTAPGEAIVTWQQVVDAEVRVVGYAFAASPDGPLTEENWEQNEQGRVPFVPETPFYVEILDGEAGLVPGQMAWFYVRSYDVYGRLSRLGNSARTRVPGEWWLSGSLVDGAGAPVAGQEVRVDGDRLGVLSAADGTFRLGPLLDLDPTGAIRVVGSDIPDEGWCGFTSGALDTMSGNDVRIVMLPRRDLADGCDFYEGEWLPFFRHMTNTRIVATDPAASLLWSWPEYPVDVWVPEGSGFSGLDFAAAMRAAMATWNLHLGEEYLREAADEASADVICEYVDDLPGAFGKVTLTAPAGYNLSEIIPQRMLLRLDRGITGQDVLDIVTLHELGHVLGLANHVACGNGGYLMTLGLAVANLDLPVPIHIDELDAVRALRQLPQGTNMALYRVGP; the protein is encoded by the coding sequence ATGAAGGGGATCGCGCCACACCACGCGGCGATCCGGCTCCCCCGGATCCGACCGCAGCACCTCGGACCGCCGGCCTGCGCGCTGGCGCTGGTGGTGCTGCTGATGCTCGGCGCCGGCTGCCGCGACGAGGCGCCGGTGGCGCCGCCCGGCGGCGACGAGCCGCCGGAGATCAACTTCGCCTTCCTGCCCACGGCCCAGGGCCAGCGGATCACGACCCGCGACACGCTGCGATTCCTCGTCACCACCGACGCCCCTGCCGGCTGCACCTGCGCCTGGCGCCTCGGCGACGATCCGGTCTCCGCCACCGAGGCCTACACCTTCGTGCCCAGCGCGCCGGGCATCGACACGCTGCGGGTCGCCGCCGCCGTCGACCGGGCGACCAGCACCTACTACTGGGTGATCGAGACGGTCGAGTTCGACGTGCCGCTGCCGCCGGTGGTGCCGCTGATCACCGCCCGCGAAGGCACCGCGCCGGGCGAGGCCATCGTCACCTGGCAGCAGGTCGTCGACGCGGAAGTGCGCGTGGTCGGCTACGCGTTCGCGGCGTCGCCCGACGGGCCCCTGACCGAGGAGAACTGGGAGCAGAACGAGCAGGGGCGGGTGCCGTTCGTGCCCGAGACACCGTTCTACGTGGAGATCCTCGACGGGGAGGCCGGGCTGGTGCCCGGCCAGATGGCGTGGTTCTACGTGCGGTCGTACGACGTCTACGGGCGCCTGTCGCGGCTGGGCAACAGCGCGCGCACGCGGGTGCCCGGCGAGTGGTGGCTCTCGGGCAGCCTGGTCGACGGGGCCGGGGCGCCGGTGGCCGGCCAGGAGGTGCGCGTGGACGGCGATCGCCTCGGGGTGCTCTCGGCAGCCGACGGGACCTTCCGCCTCGGCCCCCTGCTCGACCTCGATCCGACCGGCGCCATCCGCGTGGTCGGCTCGGACATCCCGGACGAGGGCTGGTGCGGCTTCACGTCGGGCGCACTGGACACCATGAGCGGCAACGACGTGCGGATCGTCATGTTGCCGCGCCGCGACCTCGCCGACGGCTGCGACTTCTACGAAGGCGAGTGGCTGCCGTTCTTCCGGCACATGACGAACACCCGCATCGTGGCCACCGACCCGGCGGCGAGCCTGCTCTGGTCGTGGCCCGAATATCCGGTCGACGTGTGGGTGCCCGAAGGGTCGGGCTTCTCGGGGCTCGACTTCGCGGCGGCCATGCGCGCGGCCATGGCCACCTGGAACCTGCACCTCGGGGAGGAATACCTGCGCGAAGCCGCCGACGAGGCCTCGGCGGACGTGATCTGCGAGTACGTGGACGACCTGCCCGGCGCCTTCGGCAAGGTCACCCTGACGGCCCCGGCGGGATACAACCTCAGCGAGATCATCCCCCAGCGCATGCTGCTGCGCCTGGACCGGGGCATCACCGGACAGGACGTCCTGGACATCGTCACGCTGCACGAACTGGGTCACGTCCTCGGCCTGGCCAACCACGTGGCGTGCGGCAACGGCGGCTACCTCATGACCCTCGGCCTGGCCGTGGCCAACCTCGACCTGCCCGTGCCCATCCACATCGACGAGCTCGATGCGGTGCGCGCCCTGCGCCAGCTGCCCCAGGGCACGAACATGGCGCTGTACCGCGTCGGGCCGTGA
- a CDS encoding alkene reductase, with protein MSPSSPSLFDAVRVGPLSLANRIAMAPMTRSKAGPGRIATPLMAAYYTQRAGAGLLITEATSVSTQGNGWVGAPGIYTDEQEASWRQVTDAVHAAGGRIFLQLWHMGRASHSDFHDGELPVSASAVRLEGDGIHTPAGRKPYETPRALAREEMALVVADYAAAAARAERAGFDGVEVHAANGYLLDQFLQSKTNHRTDAYGGSVENRYRLLGEVVVACLEAFAPGRVGVRLSPNGAFNDMGSPDFRAQFTYAATQLGKLDLAYLHVVDGLAFGFHQLGDPMTLEDFRAVFPGTLIGACGYDRDTAAAAVARGAADLIAVGRPFITNPDLPARWRHGWPEAPLSDMATWYAPGQDPAGYTEYPAYAEDGTDG; from the coding sequence ATGTCCCCCTCCTCGCCGAGCCTCTTCGACGCCGTCCGCGTCGGTCCCCTCAGCCTGGCCAACCGCATCGCCATGGCGCCCATGACCCGCTCCAAGGCGGGGCCCGGGCGCATCGCCACGCCGCTGATGGCCGCGTACTACACCCAGCGCGCGGGCGCGGGTCTGCTCATCACCGAGGCCACCTCGGTCTCGACGCAGGGCAACGGCTGGGTCGGTGCGCCGGGCATCTACACCGACGAGCAGGAGGCCTCGTGGCGCCAGGTGACCGACGCGGTGCACGCCGCCGGCGGCCGCATCTTCCTGCAGCTCTGGCACATGGGCCGCGCCTCGCACAGCGACTTCCACGACGGCGAGCTGCCCGTCTCGGCCTCGGCGGTGCGCCTCGAGGGCGACGGCATCCACACGCCGGCGGGCCGCAAGCCCTACGAGACCCCGCGCGCGCTGGCCCGCGAGGAGATGGCCCTCGTCGTGGCCGACTACGCGGCGGCCGCCGCCCGCGCCGAGCGCGCCGGCTTCGACGGCGTCGAGGTGCACGCGGCCAACGGCTACCTGCTCGACCAGTTCCTCCAGTCGAAGACCAACCACCGCACCGACGCCTACGGCGGCAGCGTCGAGAACCGCTACCGCCTGCTCGGCGAGGTGGTCGTGGCCTGCCTCGAGGCCTTCGCCCCCGGCCGCGTGGGCGTGCGCCTGTCCCCCAACGGCGCCTTCAACGACATGGGCTCGCCCGACTTCCGCGCCCAGTTCACCTACGCCGCCACCCAGCTCGGCAAGCTCGACCTGGCCTACCTGCACGTGGTCGACGGGCTCGCCTTCGGTTTCCACCAGCTCGGCGACCCCATGACCCTCGAGGACTTCCGCGCCGTCTTCCCCGGCACCCTCATCGGCGCCTGCGGCTACGACCGCGACACCGCCGCCGCCGCCGTGGCCCGCGGCGCCGCCGACCTGATCGCCGTCGGCCGCCCCTTCATCACCAACCCGGACCTGCCCGCGCGCTGGCGCCACGGCTGGCCCGAGGCGCCGCTGTCGGACATGGCGACGTGGTACGCGCCGGGTCAGGATCCGGCGGGCTACACGGAGTATCCGGCGTATGCGGAGGATGGGACGGACGGGTAG
- a CDS encoding TetR/AcrR family transcriptional regulator, whose protein sequence is MPRPRSFDADEVLAGAVAMFRAHGYERTSVPELTERLGICRQSLYATFGDKRGLYLQALAAWGRDEVDGKLALLAAEGSPLAHVRTLVRGFAALASTCPAAGCFTVTAMVESRDDPEAVAVVAAQVARFEDGLHAALAEARAGGELRPDADPRRLARTITTAMYGLGLVVRLPDSAGRIADTVATLLALLDEAAAGRSG, encoded by the coding sequence GTGCCCCGCCCCCGCAGTTTCGACGCCGACGAGGTCCTGGCCGGGGCCGTGGCCATGTTCCGGGCCCACGGCTACGAGCGGACCAGCGTGCCCGAGCTCACCGAGCGCCTGGGCATCTGCCGGCAGAGCCTGTACGCCACCTTCGGCGACAAGCGCGGCCTCTACCTGCAGGCCCTGGCCGCCTGGGGCCGCGACGAGGTCGACGGCAAGCTGGCCCTGCTGGCGGCCGAAGGCTCACCCCTCGCCCACGTGCGCACGCTGGTGCGGGGCTTCGCCGCCCTGGCGTCCACCTGCCCGGCGGCGGGCTGCTTCACCGTCACGGCCATGGTCGAGTCGCGCGACGACCCCGAGGCCGTGGCCGTGGTCGCCGCCCAGGTCGCCCGCTTCGAGGACGGGCTCCACGCCGCCCTGGCCGAGGCCCGCGCCGGCGGCGAGCTGCGCCCCGACGCCGACCCCCGCCGCCTGGCCCGCACCATCACCACCGCCATGTACGGCCTGGGCCTGGTGGTGCGTCTGCCCGATTCGGCCGGCCGCATCGCCGACACGGTGGCCACCCTGCTGGCGCTGCTGGACGAGGCCGCCGCCGGGCGGTCCGGTTGA
- a CDS encoding protein kinase, with amino-acid sequence MVGKTLLHYEIRAQIGRGGMGEVFAAHDTKLGRDVALKILPAELTGDPEREARFHREARALASLQHPNVASVYGFEEADGIRFLVMELVSGTELTTRMAAGALPADEVRRLARQLAAGLEAAHESGIVHRDLKPANVMVSDDGEVKILDFGLAQAWLGDSPNQSESSAMPTITAAMTQVGAILGTAAYMSPEQARGVNVDRRTDIWAFGVILFEMLTGEQLFQGETVSDTLAAVLRKDPEWDRLPVDEAPELCRLVERCLERNPKQRLRDIGEARIFLQDGGESGTNLSFSMLGARQAVVEVERRRPVWVLVAIAAAALLVGTGLGWKVLSRPAPAPVIHAMVPPPPGGEYALEQSAPGAVAVSPDGTMIAYCARVDGAKRLMLRRLDQGEAVALSGTEEAAYPFWSADSRSIGFFIVQDQKLRKVAVSGGPPVTLCAASNGKGGSWNADGEIIFAASAGSGISVVPESGGDPRELTKTGNGYDSHRHPRFLPDGRHFLYTARTSSGGDANAVFLASLDTTFTPRQIATSDSDADYGSGHLLTVREGVLMATPFTPDMEKITTTGTPIVENVLTLEGAALSVFSPAASGMLAYQTGTAAGGEKQLYWRDRETGALVEVGEPGLLSHPSISPDGTKALVEMDSESDSGIDLWLVELDTGLRTRFTFAAGDEIRPVWTPDGSRVIYQAGPAGAFQLIEQPVEGQGGAAILFESKDEVGPTDVSPDGRHLLFNRTPEGSDVFSMWRLDLTGAEPEPVEVYSLPDQNSGGGTYSPDGRWIAFHHITPQGLDVFVIPAAGGARKWQISTDGRVYPIWAAGGTELWTVGFDGELLVFTVDGSGDTFRVRGSSTSLRVEGPTYDGNTYDLDPNGGRLLDAADNQAVRSESSLIQFVTDWQRGLMR; translated from the coding sequence ATGGTCGGCAAGACGCTGCTGCACTACGAGATCCGCGCGCAGATCGGTCGCGGGGGCATGGGTGAGGTCTTCGCCGCCCACGACACGAAGCTGGGGCGCGACGTCGCCCTGAAGATCCTGCCCGCCGAACTGACCGGCGACCCGGAACGCGAAGCCCGCTTCCACCGCGAGGCGCGGGCCCTGGCCAGCCTGCAGCACCCCAACGTGGCCTCGGTGTACGGCTTCGAGGAGGCCGACGGGATCCGCTTCCTGGTCATGGAGCTGGTGTCCGGCACGGAGCTGACGACACGCATGGCCGCGGGCGCCCTGCCCGCCGACGAGGTGCGCCGCCTCGCGCGCCAGCTCGCCGCCGGACTCGAGGCCGCCCACGAGAGCGGCATCGTGCACCGCGACCTCAAGCCGGCCAACGTCATGGTCAGCGACGACGGCGAGGTGAAGATCCTCGACTTCGGCCTGGCCCAGGCCTGGCTCGGCGACAGCCCGAACCAGTCCGAGTCGTCGGCCATGCCCACCATCACCGCGGCCATGACCCAGGTGGGCGCCATCCTGGGCACCGCCGCCTACATGAGTCCGGAGCAGGCGCGCGGCGTGAACGTCGACCGGCGCACCGACATCTGGGCCTTCGGCGTCATCCTCTTCGAGATGCTCACCGGCGAGCAGCTCTTCCAGGGCGAGACCGTGAGCGACACCCTGGCCGCCGTGCTGCGCAAGGATCCCGAGTGGGACCGGCTGCCCGTGGACGAGGCGCCCGAGCTGTGCCGGCTCGTCGAGCGCTGCCTCGAACGGAACCCGAAGCAGCGCCTGCGCGACATCGGCGAGGCGCGCATCTTCCTGCAGGACGGCGGGGAGAGCGGCACCAACCTGAGCTTCAGCATGCTCGGCGCGCGGCAGGCCGTGGTGGAGGTCGAGCGCCGGCGCCCGGTGTGGGTGCTGGTGGCGATCGCGGCCGCGGCCCTGCTGGTGGGGACGGGCCTGGGCTGGAAGGTGCTGTCCCGGCCCGCGCCGGCGCCGGTGATCCACGCCATGGTGCCGCCGCCGCCGGGAGGCGAGTACGCCCTGGAGCAGTCCGCCCCGGGGGCCGTCGCCGTGTCGCCGGACGGCACCATGATCGCCTACTGCGCCCGGGTCGACGGGGCCAAACGCCTGATGCTGCGCCGTCTGGACCAGGGCGAGGCCGTCGCCCTGTCCGGCACCGAGGAGGCGGCCTACCCCTTCTGGTCGGCCGACAGCCGCTCCATCGGGTTCTTCATCGTGCAGGACCAGAAGCTGCGCAAGGTGGCCGTGTCCGGCGGACCGCCGGTGACCCTCTGCGCGGCCAGCAACGGCAAGGGCGGCTCCTGGAACGCCGACGGCGAGATCATCTTCGCGGCGTCGGCCGGCAGCGGCATCAGCGTGGTGCCCGAGTCGGGCGGCGATCCGCGCGAGTTGACGAAGACCGGCAACGGCTACGATTCCCACCGGCATCCGCGCTTCCTGCCCGACGGCCGGCACTTCCTGTACACCGCGCGCACCAGCAGCGGGGGCGATGCGAACGCGGTCTTCCTGGCCTCCCTGGACACGACGTTCACGCCCCGCCAGATCGCGACCTCCGACAGCGACGCCGACTACGGTTCGGGCCACCTGCTCACCGTGCGCGAGGGCGTGCTGATGGCCACGCCGTTCACGCCGGACATGGAGAAGATCACCACGACCGGCACGCCCATCGTCGAGAACGTGCTGACCCTGGAAGGGGCGGCGCTGTCGGTCTTCTCGCCGGCGGCCTCGGGCATGCTGGCGTACCAGACCGGCACGGCGGCCGGGGGCGAGAAGCAGCTCTACTGGCGCGACCGGGAGACCGGGGCGCTGGTGGAGGTCGGGGAGCCGGGGCTGTTGTCCCACCCGTCCATCTCGCCCGACGGCACGAAGGCCCTGGTCGAGATGGACAGCGAGTCGGACTCGGGGATCGATCTGTGGCTGGTCGAGTTGGACACGGGGCTGCGCACGCGCTTCACCTTCGCCGCCGGCGACGAGATCCGGCCGGTCTGGACACCGGACGGGAGCAGGGTCATCTACCAGGCCGGGCCGGCCGGGGCCTTCCAGCTGATCGAGCAGCCGGTCGAGGGACAGGGGGGAGCGGCGATCCTCTTCGAGTCGAAAGACGAGGTCGGGCCGACGGACGTCAGCCCCGACGGCCGCCATCTCCTGTTCAACAGGACGCCCGAGGGCTCCGACGTCTTCTCGATGTGGCGCCTGGACCTGACCGGGGCGGAACCGGAGCCGGTCGAGGTGTACTCTCTGCCCGACCAGAATTCCGGCGGCGGGACGTATTCCCCGGATGGCCGCTGGATCGCGTTCCACCACATCACGCCGCAGGGGCTCGACGTCTTCGTCATCCCCGCCGCCGGGGGCGCGCGCAAGTGGCAGATCTCCACCGACGGGCGGGTGTATCCCATCTGGGCGGCCGGAGGCACCGAGCTGTGGACCGTCGGATTCGACGGCGAACTGCTCGTCTTCACCGTCGACGGCAGCGGCGACACCTTCCGGGTGCGCGGCTCGAGCACCTCGCTGCGGGTCGAAGGGCCGACCTACGACGGCAACACCTACGACCTGGACCCGAACGGCGGCCGGCTGCTCGATGCCGCCGACAACCAGGCGGTCCGGTCCGAGTCCTCGCTGATCCAGTTCGTGACCGACTGGCAGCGCGGGCTGATGAGGTA